In Streptomyces qaidamensis, one DNA window encodes the following:
- a CDS encoding ABC transporter substrate-binding protein — MSVSLPRTAVLRGSLAVVAALALSACGAAPDNASASADGKSAATTASAAAFGGMDKLVAAAKKEGTLHAIALPRDWANYGALIDGFQKKYGIKVQVENPDAASQDEINAVTSRKGQDRAPDVLDLGSSFALSAARQGLLAPYKVRGFADIPEGQKDAQGRWYNDYGGYISIGCDAKRVKQCPATFADLLKPQYKGQVALNGNPTKSGSAFAGVYAAALANGGSFDDIQPGLDFFAKMKKNGNYTPVESTPATVEKGETPISIDWDYLNAGYADEFNSKGLNWKVTVPNDGRFAQYYSQAINKDAPHPAAARLWEEYLYSAEGQNLWLKGYARPALMAAMEKAGTLDKAAAAKLPKVSGTPAFPTEAQQSKAKTVLAEGWGKAVSG; from the coding sequence GTGTCCGTGTCCCTGCCGAGAACAGCCGTCCTGCGCGGTTCCCTCGCCGTCGTCGCCGCGCTCGCCCTGAGCGCCTGCGGCGCCGCCCCCGACAACGCGTCGGCCTCCGCCGACGGCAAGAGCGCCGCGACCACCGCCTCCGCCGCCGCCTTCGGCGGGATGGACAAGCTGGTCGCCGCGGCGAAGAAGGAGGGCACGCTGCACGCCATCGCGCTGCCCCGCGACTGGGCCAACTACGGCGCCCTCATCGACGGCTTCCAGAAGAAGTACGGCATCAAGGTGCAGGTCGAGAACCCGGACGCCGCCAGCCAGGACGAGATCAACGCCGTCACCTCGCGCAAGGGCCAGGACCGCGCGCCCGACGTCCTCGACCTCGGCAGTTCCTTCGCACTGAGCGCGGCCCGGCAGGGGCTGCTCGCGCCGTACAAGGTGCGGGGCTTCGCCGACATCCCCGAGGGGCAGAAGGACGCGCAGGGCCGCTGGTACAACGACTACGGCGGCTACATCTCCATCGGCTGCGACGCCAAGCGGGTCAAGCAGTGCCCGGCGACCTTCGCCGACCTGCTCAAGCCGCAGTACAAGGGCCAGGTCGCCCTCAACGGCAATCCCACCAAGTCCGGTTCGGCCTTCGCCGGCGTGTACGCGGCCGCTCTCGCGAACGGCGGTTCCTTCGACGACATCCAGCCCGGTCTCGACTTCTTCGCCAAGATGAAGAAGAACGGCAACTACACGCCCGTCGAGTCGACCCCGGCCACCGTCGAGAAGGGCGAGACGCCCATCAGCATCGACTGGGACTACCTCAACGCCGGGTACGCCGACGAGTTCAACTCCAAGGGGCTGAACTGGAAGGTGACGGTCCCGAACGACGGCAGGTTCGCCCAGTACTACTCCCAGGCCATCAACAAGGACGCCCCGCACCCGGCGGCGGCCCGCCTGTGGGAGGAGTACCTCTACAGCGCCGAGGGCCAGAACCTGTGGCTCAAGGGCTACGCACGCCCGGCGCTGATGGCCGCCATGGAGAAGGCCGGAACCCTCGACAAGGCCGCCGCCGCCAAGCTGCCCAAGGTCTCCGGCACGCCTGCCTTCCCGACCGAGGCCCAGCAGAGCAAGGCCAAGACCGTCCTCGCCGAGGGCTGGGGGAAGGCCGTCTCCGGATGA
- a CDS encoding ABC transporter permease, with the protein MTAALPKAAAVPVASVRRRGRASGLLAVLPLLVFTAIAFGLPAAAMLNGAFTVKAQATGAASYSLANVTTSLRGPYLTALLGSVKLSAVSAAVAGAVGLPLAHAVVTSRFRALRQAVLTASGVLANFGGVPLAFAFVATLGNAGVLTRHLGLTDTGWDLYSFWGLVIVYLYFLIPLMVLTITPALEGLRSQWREAAHNNGATTLQYWLHVALPVLAPSLLGGLVLLFGSAFAAYATAAAMVGSSVPLVTLQIADALSGNVLVGQENVALALSLDMVLVAGLVMAVYLPLQRRSARWLA; encoded by the coding sequence ATGACCGCCGCCCTTCCGAAGGCCGCTGCGGTGCCCGTCGCTTCGGTGAGGCGGCGGGGCCGCGCCTCCGGCCTGCTCGCCGTCCTGCCGCTCCTCGTCTTCACGGCGATCGCCTTCGGCCTGCCCGCCGCCGCCATGCTGAACGGTGCCTTCACCGTGAAGGCCCAGGCCACCGGCGCCGCGTCCTACAGCCTGGCCAACGTGACCACCTCGCTTCGGGGGCCGTACCTGACCGCGCTGCTCGGCAGCGTCAAGCTCTCCGCCGTCTCGGCCGCCGTCGCCGGCGCGGTCGGACTGCCGCTCGCCCACGCCGTGGTGACCTCACGCTTCCGTGCGCTGCGCCAGGCCGTGCTCACCGCCTCCGGGGTGCTCGCCAACTTCGGCGGTGTCCCGCTGGCCTTCGCCTTCGTCGCCACGCTGGGCAACGCCGGTGTGCTGACCCGGCACCTGGGCCTCACGGACACGGGCTGGGACCTCTACAGCTTCTGGGGTCTGGTGATCGTCTACCTGTACTTCCTGATCCCGCTGATGGTCCTCACCATCACCCCGGCCCTGGAGGGCCTGCGCTCCCAGTGGCGCGAGGCCGCCCACAACAACGGCGCCACCACCCTCCAGTACTGGCTGCACGTCGCCCTGCCGGTCCTCGCTCCCTCCCTGCTCGGCGGGCTCGTCCTGCTGTTCGGCAGTGCCTTCGCCGCGTACGCCACCGCCGCCGCCATGGTGGGCAGTTCCGTCCCGCTGGTCACCCTGCAGATCGCCGACGCCCTGTCCGGGAACGTGCTGGTGGGCCAGGAGAACGTGGCGCTCGCCCTCAGTCTCGACATGGTCCTCGTCGCCGGCCTGGTCATGGCCGTGTACCTGCCCCTGCAACGGAGGAGCGCGCGATGGCTCGCCTGA